From the Candidatus Zixiibacteriota bacterium genome, one window contains:
- a CDS encoding asparaginase encodes MESTHIPHNAEVTQRDESHAEIGARVIRGEGVEAVHYASVAVVNRDGDLTHYLGDPGQVFFTRSSIKPFQSLPLYLSGAAEHYKFTDKELAIMCASHNGSDEHREVVLSILSKAGNKVEDLQCGSHWPLQMKLFNQYPQNAEDTDSARHNCSGKHSGFLALTRFLKQPIADYLKPDSETQQRIKTAVADSCKFPHAQMLSGTDGCSAPNYAMPLKNLAIGFKNLSNGLSGDPKTAQALKRIKSAMSSHPLMVSGEKRFDYDLMRSFPGNIVCKIGAEGVEAIGFSEPATGIVVKIHDGNERALGPICVEVFKQLGLVSRMEDFPYLRAHESPVISNYRKIRTGQIIPDFKLRRA; translated from the coding sequence ATGGAAAGCACTCATATACCGCATAATGCCGAAGTCACACAAAGAGACGAGTCTCATGCCGAGATCGGCGCTCGAGTAATCCGCGGAGAGGGAGTTGAAGCTGTCCATTATGCTTCGGTTGCCGTGGTAAATCGGGACGGTGACCTGACTCATTATCTCGGAGATCCAGGCCAAGTTTTTTTCACACGCTCGTCGATTAAACCCTTTCAGTCTTTACCGCTTTATTTGAGCGGCGCGGCGGAACATTATAAGTTCACTGACAAGGAATTGGCGATCATGTGCGCTTCGCACAACGGAAGCGATGAACATCGCGAAGTTGTCTTGTCAATTCTTTCCAAAGCGGGGAATAAAGTGGAAGACTTGCAGTGCGGCTCCCACTGGCCGTTGCAGATGAAACTGTTTAATCAGTATCCGCAGAATGCGGAAGACACTGACTCGGCGCGTCACAACTGTTCGGGCAAACACTCCGGGTTTTTAGCCCTGACGCGTTTCCTGAAGCAACCAATTGCAGACTACTTGAAACCAGATAGCGAAACTCAGCAGAGAATCAAAACGGCGGTGGCCGACTCCTGCAAATTCCCACACGCCCAGATGCTTTCGGGTACTGATGGCTGTAGCGCGCCGAATTATGCAATGCCCCTTAAGAACCTCGCCATAGGATTTAAGAATCTTTCCAACGGACTTTCAGGTGACCCTAAAACAGCCCAGGCTTTGAAAAGAATAAAATCGGCGATGTCTTCTCATCCTCTGATGGTCTCAGGCGAGAAGCGGTTCGACTATGATCTGATGCGGTCATTTCCAGGTAATATTGTTTGCAAAATAGGAGCTGAAGGGGTTGAAGCAATCGGATTCAGCGAACCGGCAACAGGAATTGTTGTGAAAATCCATGATGGCAACGAACGCGCGCTTGGACCGATTTGTGTCGAAGTGTTCAAACAGCTTGGCCTCGTTTCCCGAATGGAGGATTTTCCTTATCTTCGTGCCCATGAATCTCCAGTAATTTCCAACTATAGAAAAATTCGCACGGGGCAAATTATTCCCGATTTCAAATTGCGAAGGGCTTAG
- a CDS encoding YncE family protein has translation MRSMKRFIGSALLALIVAGCSEDPGVVTPPGITGRPEQRIYVLNQGDGTIYAYDANTLARYDSISAGVPKPHHIEFSPDHEFAYVVNRDAGGKIAKFGLDNDSLISVATGGVNQLPTAIAISAGGTIGYTTDFNGSGGGGHIHRYNLTTMTHFDSTIQAGDKTHDIKLSVGGTLIAGNFGSDDITFVNTDNGDVEKIRINPLRPPGATYYGPYGLAIDETDSLLYIACRTSKQVKIMDLRTRTVIDSVAVPGAGAIEAGPCQMRLSSDRSKLYVTTQNDNSVAIINTTTRTVTKQIATGVPQPFGIYPNDDGSRMYVACVNTPNQNGRVYIINTSTDTIIDSLSVGRNSYMVHYHDHGGHGHP, from the coding sequence ATGCGTAGTATGAAACGTTTCATTGGCTCTGCACTATTGGCATTGATTGTGGCAGGCTGTAGCGAGGATCCGGGAGTCGTCACACCGCCCGGTATTACAGGCAGGCCTGAACAGCGTATCTATGTGCTTAATCAAGGGGATGGCACGATCTACGCTTACGACGCCAATACGCTGGCGCGCTATGATTCAATTAGCGCTGGTGTGCCAAAACCTCACCATATCGAATTTTCGCCTGACCACGAATTCGCTTACGTAGTCAATCGCGATGCAGGCGGCAAAATAGCCAAATTTGGTCTTGATAACGATTCTCTCATATCGGTTGCAACAGGTGGCGTGAACCAGCTTCCCACCGCGATAGCTATTTCGGCGGGTGGCACGATTGGCTATACAACAGATTTCAATGGGAGCGGAGGAGGCGGGCATATTCACAGGTACAATCTTACAACAATGACGCATTTCGACAGTACCATCCAGGCTGGCGACAAAACTCATGACATTAAGCTTTCCGTGGGTGGGACACTTATTGCCGGTAATTTTGGTTCAGACGATATTACATTCGTAAATACTGATAACGGCGACGTTGAGAAGATTCGTATAAATCCTCTCCGCCCACCGGGGGCGACTTATTACGGCCCTTATGGTCTTGCAATAGATGAAACCGACAGTTTGCTCTACATCGCCTGCCGCACCAGTAAACAAGTGAAGATAATGGATTTGAGGACGAGAACGGTTATCGACTCGGTCGCTGTCCCGGGCGCCGGCGCAATCGAAGCCGGGCCATGTCAGATGCGGCTTTCTTCTGACCGAAGCAAACTCTATGTCACAACTCAAAATGACAATTCCGTCGCAATTATCAATACGACAACAAGAACTGTTACAAAGCAGATTGCAACAGGGGTTCCTCAACCATTCGGAATATATCCGAACGATGACGGCAGCCGAATGTATGTTGCCTGTGTGAATACGCCAAACCAGAACGGGCGCGTTTACATAATTAACACCTCGACTGATACGATAATTGATTCGCTTTCGGTGGGCCGGAACAGCTATATGGTGCACTACCATGACCATGGTGGGCATGGCCATCCGTAG